Part of the Pseudomonas lijiangensis genome is shown below.
CACAGACGAAAAAACCCAGCGCCAGCAGCCAGAACCCGGAATGGGAACACGCCTCGCGCAGTGCTTCACCCAGGGTCTGCTCACTGCCAAGCGAAGCGGCCGGGCTGTCCTTGAGCATGCTGACCAGCGGCAGGATCAAGGCAACCAGTAAACCCAGCACCAGCAAGGTGCTGGACCAGCCCAGCCAGCCCAGCAGCCCAAGGGTTCCCGGCAGCATGGCGAACTGGCCGAAGGAACCCGCAGCACTGGCGATCCCCATGCCCATGCTGCGTTTTTCGGCAGGCAAGGCACGGCCGACGACACCCAGAATGACCGAGAAAGAAGTGCCGGACAGACCAATGCCGATCAGGATGCCGGCACTCAGGGAAAGGCTTGCAGGAGAATCCGCCATGCTCATGCAGATCAGGCCTGCGGCATAAAGCACACCGCCGATAAACACCACTTTCGCCGCACCGAAGCGATCCGCCAGGGCTCCGGCAAACGGCTGCGCCAGCCCCCACATGAGATTCTGCAGGGCGATGGCAAAGGCAAAGACCTCGCGGCCCCAGCCGAAATCGGCGCTCATAGGGGCCAGAAACAGCCCGAAGCCATGCCGGGTACCCAAGGAAAGCGCAAGAATCAATGCACTGCCCAATAAAATCCAACCGCTGGTACGCCAGACCGATGTCATTTTTCTTATTCTCCCTGAGGCTTCACGAGTAATTTACGTGGATATACCCGCAAATAATTACAACGGGAAGTTACGCCTCGCGGGATGGAGATGTCAATGGATTACGGGTGTCATCTTTCGCGAATGAATTCGTAGCACCGGAAGGAGTCACCTGTGGGAGGGGCCTTGGCCGCGACAGCCAGTTCAGGCACTGAAAATGTGTTGCCTGTAAGCTAGTCGTCGCGGCCAAGGCCCCTCCCACAAGTGACAGGTGTGCCTTAACTGATAGGCATTACCCGGTAGAATCGGGCGACGCTCCGCTCATTCGCGAAAAACCAACACCACAACCAACAAAACCACCACCTCCAGCAACTCCAGCAAAGCCCCCGCCGTATCACCGGTCGTGCCGCCCAACCGACGCAGCATCAACTTGCGCAACCAGAAGAAACCGGCAGTGGCCGCAACCACCGCAATCAATCCGGCCCAACCGCCCAGCAACACACAAGCGCCCGCGCTGATCAGCAAGACCCACTGCCCGGTACGACGAGGCAAATGATCGGCCAACGCCTGCCCCAGACCGCCCGCACGCACATAAGGCGTGCCGAGAAACAACCCAAGCATGGCGCTGCGCCCGATCAGTGGAGCCAGTAACAAGGCGATGCTGTTGTGGCTTTCGATCAAGGCAAGGATCGCGGTGAACTTGAGCAGCAGGATCAGCACCAGCGTCACCACGGCGATAGGGCCGCTGCGTGGGTCCTTCATGATGCTCAGGGTTCGCTCTCGGTCGCCAAAGCCGCCCAGCCAGGCATCGGCGCTGTCCGCCAGACCGTCCAGGTGCAGACCGCCGCTCAGCAGCACCCAGGCGGTCAGCAGCAAGGCCGCATGCAGCATCACGGGCGAACCTTCGAGCACCCGGTTCAGCGCCATCAACAGCACGCCGAACAGCACGCCGACCAATGGATAGAACAGCAGCGAGCGTCCCAATTCCTGAGGCTGCGGCATACCCGGCAGCCGAACCGGCAGGCTGCTGAGAAATTGCAGGGCAATCCAGAACGGCAGCATCTCAGTTCTCCGTCAGCACGCCACCGGCGGCGACCTTGATGGACAGCAGCGCGCCGTGACCGACCGTCACCTGCAACAACTGTTCGCGAGGCAGGCCCCGGGCCTGAGCCAGCAACAGGCGCATTACCCCGCCGTGGCTGACCAGCAACACTCGCTCGCCGGCATGGCGTTGCTGCAAGCCTTGCACAGCGCCCAATACTCGCTCGGAGAAATCCGTCACCCGCTCGCCATTGGGCGGCGTAAAAGCGTAGGGATCTTCCCAGAACAGCCCCAGCCCTTCGGCATCGGTTTCCATCAATTGCGCCGCGCTATGCCCTTCCCAATCGCCGAAGTGCAGCTCCTGCAAGCCAGGCTCGACATGCAGCGGCAGCGCCAGCTTTGCGGCCAGTTCTTCGGAGAAACGCGCACAACGCTGCAAGGGCGAGGTGTAAATCCGGTCCCACGGCTCTGCTTGCGCCACGGCCTCGCGCATCTGCTCCCAGCCTGTTGCGGTCAGGGCATCGTCCAGGCTGCCGCGCAGGCCGCCGCCCAGTTCGGTTTCACCGTGGCGCAACAGATCCAGATGCAATGTCATGCCGGACGATCCGCCACTGCCGCTTCGGCAAAGGTCGCCATGCCGTTATGCAGCTCACAGGCAAGCCGCACCAGAGGCACTGCCAGGGCTGCACCACTGCCCTCGCCCAGGCGCAGGCCCAGGTCCAGCAGAGGTTCGGCCTGCAAGGCTTCCAGCAGATGCCGATGCCCAGGCTCGGCGCCACGATGGCCGAACAACAGCCAGTCGCGACAGGACGGGTTAAGACGCACCGCCACCAAGGCAGCCACGCTGCAAATGAAACCATCCACCAGTACCGCGATGCCTTCCTGGGCACAGGCCAGATAGGCGCCCACCAGTGCAGCGATCTCGAAACCGCCCAGGCAGAACAGACTTTGCAACGGGTCACCCGCCTGATCCGCATGCAAGGCCAGGGCACGCTCGATGACTTCGCTCTTGTGTCGCATACCGTCGGCGTTCAGACCGGTGCCGGGGCCGACCAACAATTGCGCCGCGCACTCCAGCAACGAACAGGCGACCGCACTGGCTGCCGTGGTGTTGCCGATCCCCATCTCGCCGCCGATAAACAGCTCGGCGCCCGCCGCCTTGGCGCGCAGCACGCTGTCACGTCCGGCCTGCATGGCCGCCAGTCCTTGCTCGGCGGTCATGGCCGGGCCCTGGGTGAAGTCGGCGGTGCCTGCTCCGATGCGCAAATGGCGCACACCGGGGAAATCCACTGGCGACACGGTGCCCAGATCGACCACATCCAGCTTCGCCGACAACTGCCGGGCCAGCACGCTGATCGCAGCGCCGCCATTGACGAAGTTATGCAGCATCTGCCCGGTCACTTCCTGCGGATAGGCCGAGACGCCCTGGGCAACGACGCCATGATCGCCAGCAAAAATCGCGATCCACAGCTGATCGGCCTTGGGTTTGATGCGTCCCTGCAAACCTGCGAGCTGAACCGCCAGCCGCTCCAGTTGCGCCAGCGAACCGGCCGGTTTGGTCAATTGCTGCTGACGGGCCAGCGCAGCTTCGCGCATCGGCACATCCACAGCCTGAGCGGGCTTGAGCCACCAGGAATTACTCATAATGCGGGTCCTTTCAAAGTCAGAGGCAAGCCGGCAACGGTCAACACCACACGCTGGCAACGCTCGGCCAGGGCTTGATGCAACAGCCCGGCTTCATCGACATAGCGGCGGGTCAGCTCACCCATCGGCACGACGCCCAGCCCGGTTTCGTTACTGACAAAAATGATTTCACCCGGCAGTTCGCCCAGGCATTCCAGCAGCGCCTCGTGCTCCTGAGCCAGGCGCTCGGGGTCATCGAGCATCAGCAGGTTGGTCAGCCACAGCGTCAGGCAATCCACCAGCAGGCAGTGCCCGCTTGCAGCGTTTTCTCGCAGGACACGCGCCAGTTCGACAGGTTCTTCGACCAGCCCCCAACTGTCGGGACGACGCTGACGGTGAGTCGCCACCCGCTGGTTCATCTCGCCGTCCAGCGGCTGGCTGGTGGCGATATAAATGACGCTCAACCCCGACTCCGCCGCCAGCCTTTCAGCCAGGCGACTCTTGCCGGAGCGGGCACCACCCAGGATCAATTGCAGCATTTCACTTCACCTCCAGGCCGCACAGCTCGCGCAACAGCGGGCCATCGAGGTGCTTTTCCACCAGATCGGCCAGACGCTCGATATCCCGCTCCCGCAGCCCGTGATAATCCACTTGCTGCACATCCTGCAAACCCGCCCAGCGCAACAGCGCGCTACAGGCGGCAGGCGACTCGAACAGGCCATGCAGGTAAGTACCCAGAATCTGCCCATCAGCACTTTGCGCACCGTCACAACGGCCATCGTCCAGATGCACGGCAGCGTTTTCCAGAGCCGCGCCGCTGGTCACGCCCGCATGAATTTCATAGCCGCAGACTTCTGCCTCCTCCAGCGCCAGACGCCCGCGCACATTTCGCAGTTGCTTCTCGGCTTCCAGTACCGTGCTCATGTCCAGCAAACCCAGACCGGGGCTGGAGCCCGGCGCGCCCTCCAGGCCAAGAGGATCATGCATTTGCTGACCCAACATCTGCAGGCCGCCGCAAATACCCAGCAGCTTGCCGCCATAGCGCAGATGCCGGGCAATGGCCGTCTCCCAGCCGTTGGCGCGCAGGTACGTCAGGTCGCTGCGCACGCTTTTCGAGCCCGGCAGGATGATCAGATCGGCAGGCGGCACCGCCTGACCGGGGCCGATGAATTGCAGATTGACCTGCGGGTGCAGGCGCAGCGGATCGAAATCGGTGTGGTTGCTGATGCGCGGCAGCACCGGCACCACGACATTGAGCACCCGCTCGACCTTGTCGGTCTGGCGTCGATCCAGACCGTCTTCGGCTTCCAGATGCAGATCCATCACATACGGCAGCACGCCCACCACCGGCTTGCCAGTACGGGCTTCGAGCCAGTCCAGCCCCGGTTGCAACAGCGCGATGTCACCACGAAAACGGTTGATGACAAAACCCTTCACTCGCGCCTGCTCGCTGGGCGACAGCAACTCCAGCGTGCCCACCAGATGCGCGAACACACCGCCGCGATTGATATCGGCCACCAGCAGCACCGGGCAATCCACGGCTTCGGCAAACCCCATGTTGGCGATGTCGTTGGCGCGCAGATTGATCTCGGCAGGCGAACCGGCACCCTCGACCATGATCACCGGGTACGTCTCGCCCAGGCGCCGATGGGACTCCAGCACCGCCTGCATGGCGATTTCCTTGTAGCCGTGATACGCCACGGCATTCATGGTGGTCACAGCGCGGCCATGAATGATGACCTGAGCGCCGGTATCGCTATTGGGCTTGAGCAGCACCGGATTCATGTCGGTATGAGGCTCCAGCCCGCAAGCCTGAGCCTGCACGGCCTGGGCCCGACCGATTTCGCCGCCGTCCGCCGTCACCGCACTGTTGAGCGCCATGTTCTGCGGCTTGAACGGCACCACCTTGACGCCCTGGCGGGTCAGCCAGCGGCAGAGCGCGGTCACCAGCGTACTTTTGCCGGCATCGGACGTCGTGCCTTGTACCATCAACGTGGTCATGGGGTTTCCTTGCGGTATTCGAGCAGTACATGTTCCAGACGCGACCAGTCGGCCTCTTCGCAAGGCAAGCCAAAGCGCAGACTGCTGACCGCCCCCTGACCCTCGAACAGACGCAGCAAGACACCGCGCCGGGCGCAGAAGTCATGCAGGGCCGGTGCCTGCTCGGTGACCACCCACTGAAACAGCGCGCAGCCGCCTTGTGGGCTCAGGCCGTGATTGCTCAGCAATGCCACCAGACGCTCACTGGCCTGATCGCAACGCTGGCGCTGGCGGGCATGGCCTTCAAGGTCTGCGAGACACGCCTGCCCCAGAATCCGTGTCGGCCCGCTGACCGACCACGGGCCGATTTCTGCCGCCAGTGCCTTGAGCAGGCCCGGCTCCGCCAGCACGAAGCCCAATCGCACGCCGGCCAGACCAAAGAACTTGCCGAACGAACGCAACACGATCAGGCCGACGCGCCCGGTTTCGGCCGCCAGACTGGTGTCCGGCGTGTTGTCCATGAAAGCCTCATCAACCACCAGCCAGCCGCCGCGTTCGGCCAGACGGGCGTGCCATTCCAGCAAGCGCTCCGGGGTCAGGTGCAGGCCCGTGGGATTGTTGGGGTTGACCACCACCAACACGTCGAGGCTGTCCAGGAAGTAATCCACTTCCTGTTCCTGCACTTCACGCACCAGAAATCCGCTTTTGCGCCAGGCATGGGCGTGCTCGGCATAGCAAGGCGACAGGACGCCGACCCGACAGGCGCTGCGCACACGAGGCAAGGCCTGGATCGCAGCTTGCGAACCCGGCACCGGTAAGAGTTGAGGTACGCCGTAATAGGCGCAGGCGGCAGCTTCCAGGCCGTCGTCGGTTTCCGGCAGACGCGCCCAGGCCTGTGCAGGAATCTCCGGAATCGGCCATGCCCAGGGCGCAATACCGGTGGACAGGTCCAGCCAGTCAGCACGGTCGATGCCGTAATGCTGCGCTGCCGCCCTCAGGCGACCACCGTGCTCAAGCATAGAACTCGGCCCCCACGCACAAGACCAGCAGCCACAGCCAGACGCCTCTTTGCACCAGTTGCCAGCCACGATCGATGGCATCCGCATCGGCGGGCACGCCTTCGCCCAGTTGCGGGCGCTGATGCAGTTCGCCGTGATAGATCGCCGCGCCACCCAGCTCGACACCCAGGGCACCGGCCCCAGCGGCCATGACCGGACCGGCATTGGGGCTGTCCCAGGTCGGCCCTTGAGTGCGCCAGCAACGCAGAGACAGGCGAGTCTTGCCCAGCAGCGCGTAGGTCAGGGCCACCAGACGCGCAGG
Proteins encoded:
- a CDS encoding cobyric acid synthase: MTTLMVQGTTSDAGKSTLVTALCRWLTRQGVKVVPFKPQNMALNSAVTADGGEIGRAQAVQAQACGLEPHTDMNPVLLKPNSDTGAQVIIHGRAVTTMNAVAYHGYKEIAMQAVLESHRRLGETYPVIMVEGAGSPAEINLRANDIANMGFAEAVDCPVLLVADINRGGVFAHLVGTLELLSPSEQARVKGFVINRFRGDIALLQPGLDWLEARTGKPVVGVLPYVMDLHLEAEDGLDRRQTDKVERVLNVVVPVLPRISNHTDFDPLRLHPQVNLQFIGPGQAVPPADLIILPGSKSVRSDLTYLRANGWETAIARHLRYGGKLLGICGGLQMLGQQMHDPLGLEGAPGSSPGLGLLDMSTVLEAEKQLRNVRGRLALEEAEVCGYEIHAGVTSGAALENAAVHLDDGRCDGAQSADGQILGTYLHGLFESPAACSALLRWAGLQDVQQVDYHGLRERDIERLADLVEKHLDGPLLRELCGLEVK
- the cobU gene encoding bifunctional adenosylcobinamide kinase/adenosylcobinamide-phosphate guanylyltransferase, which translates into the protein MLQLILGGARSGKSRLAERLAAESGLSVIYIATSQPLDGEMNQRVATHRQRRPDSWGLVEEPVELARVLRENAASGHCLLVDCLTLWLTNLLMLDDPERLAQEHEALLECLGELPGEIIFVSNETGLGVVPMGELTRRYVDEAGLLHQALAERCQRVVLTVAGLPLTLKGPAL
- the cobC gene encoding alpha-ribazole phosphatase family protein, with translation MTLHLDLLRHGETELGGGLRGSLDDALTATGWEQMREAVAQAEPWDRIYTSPLQRCARFSEELAAKLALPLHVEPGLQELHFGDWEGHSAAQLMETDAEGLGLFWEDPYAFTPPNGERVTDFSERVLGAVQGLQQRHAGERVLLVSHGGVMRLLLAQARGLPREQLLQVTVGHGALLSIKVAAGGVLTEN
- a CDS encoding MFS transporter encodes the protein MTSVWRTSGWILLGSALILALSLGTRHGFGLFLAPMSADFGWGREVFAFAIALQNLMWGLAQPFAGALADRFGAAKVVFIGGVLYAAGLICMSMADSPASLSLSAGILIGIGLSGTSFSVILGVVGRALPAEKRSMGMGIASAAGSFGQFAMLPGTLGLLGWLGWSSTLLVLGLLVALILPLVSMLKDSPAASLGSEQTLGEALREACSHSGFWLLALGFFVCGFQVVFIGVHLPAYLVDQHLPATVGTTVLALIGLFNIFGTYTAGWLGGRMSKPRLLVTLYLLRAVVIVLFLWIPLSQTTAYLFGVAMGLLWLSTVPLTNGTVATLFGVRNLSMLGGIVFLFHQLGAFLGGWLGGLVYDHTGSYDLIWQVSILLSLMAAALNWPVREKPVARLQPQGSVA
- the cobT gene encoding nicotinate-nucleotide--dimethylbenzimidazole phosphoribosyltransferase; this encodes MSNSWWLKPAQAVDVPMREAALARQQQLTKPAGSLAQLERLAVQLAGLQGRIKPKADQLWIAIFAGDHGVVAQGVSAYPQEVTGQMLHNFVNGGAAISVLARQLSAKLDVVDLGTVSPVDFPGVRHLRIGAGTADFTQGPAMTAEQGLAAMQAGRDSVLRAKAAGAELFIGGEMGIGNTTAASAVACSLLECAAQLLVGPGTGLNADGMRHKSEVIERALALHADQAGDPLQSLFCLGGFEIAALVGAYLACAQEGIAVLVDGFICSVAALVAVRLNPSCRDWLLFGHRGAEPGHRHLLEALQAEPLLDLGLRLGEGSGAALAVPLVRLACELHNGMATFAEAAVADRPA
- the cobD gene encoding threonine-phosphate decarboxylase CobD, with protein sequence MLEHGGRLRAAAQHYGIDRADWLDLSTGIAPWAWPIPEIPAQAWARLPETDDGLEAAACAYYGVPQLLPVPGSQAAIQALPRVRSACRVGVLSPCYAEHAHAWRKSGFLVREVQEQEVDYFLDSLDVLVVVNPNNPTGLHLTPERLLEWHARLAERGGWLVVDEAFMDNTPDTSLAAETGRVGLIVLRSFGKFFGLAGVRLGFVLAEPGLLKALAAEIGPWSVSGPTRILGQACLADLEGHARQRQRCDQASERLVALLSNHGLSPQGGCALFQWVVTEQAPALHDFCARRGVLLRLFEGQGAVSSLRFGLPCEEADWSRLEHVLLEYRKETP
- a CDS encoding adenosylcobinamide-GDP ribazoletransferase, which translates into the protein MLPFWIALQFLSSLPVRLPGMPQPQELGRSLLFYPLVGVLFGVLLMALNRVLEGSPVMLHAALLLTAWVLLSGGLHLDGLADSADAWLGGFGDRERTLSIMKDPRSGPIAVVTLVLILLLKFTAILALIESHNSIALLLAPLIGRSAMLGLFLGTPYVRAGGLGQALADHLPRRTGQWVLLISAGACVLLGGWAGLIAVVAATAGFFWLRKLMLRRLGGTTGDTAGALLELLEVVVLLVVVLVFRE